From the genome of Ignavibacteriales bacterium, one region includes:
- a CDS encoding ATP-binding protein, whose amino-acid sequence MINLYTTSLRSKILLGFTVILLIMFFATLWSIYNFYYLNESIKKTMQENYTSIIAADNMGRSLDEQLQAIVIMYNQNFEQGERLFQKYRDDFYFWYDRARLSVVTQEGKNILDSLNVGYQKLQRDISNIDYNIYRAEKYPALRTDFVRFLNEIQAIKKINYGILEINHTSLNSSVSHVIDITQSATIAILIILFSAIGISLTFGSRFSDYIVKPITKLRESVTHIAEGHFDERIEIDENADEINSLAEEFNKMSEKLQVYERFNLNKILYEKKKSELIIESMNEAVLLVDENFNIILSNKTFNESFPPELFDLGIIRTLLSPDKNKQNGKKYSDQEERFLKDDIMKVKDRAGNQKYFKVIAASLEIPESDMKGTVIVFNDITKYQELDRMKSEFVAKVSHELKTPLTSLGMALGIIEDKIVGELTVQQNELIVSMKEDYERLNRLVYEILELTKLESSIGRVKFEKFAAHKLAEHILKKFSILAKEHNIVLIINDESHELKINGSYDNIISAIENLVSNSLRFTPNGGKINVRFSRAEENLLIEISDTGIGISPDNLKKIFDKFIQIDDTAPGSLGLGLSIAKEIIELHHGEIKAFSALGQGSTFQIKLPAA is encoded by the coding sequence ATGATAAATTTATATACTACAAGTCTTCGCAGCAAAATTCTTCTCGGCTTCACAGTCATCCTGCTAATTATGTTTTTTGCAACACTCTGGAGTATCTACAACTTTTATTATCTGAATGAGTCGATAAAAAAAACAATGCAGGAAAACTATACAAGTATTATTGCGGCAGATAATATGGGCAGAAGCTTGGATGAACAGCTTCAAGCAATTGTAATAATGTACAATCAGAATTTTGAACAGGGGGAAAGATTATTTCAGAAATACCGGGACGACTTTTACTTTTGGTATGATAGAGCACGTCTTTCTGTTGTAACTCAAGAAGGAAAAAACATTTTGGACTCGCTGAATGTTGGGTACCAGAAGTTGCAGAGAGATATATCCAATATTGATTACAACATTTATCGTGCTGAAAAATATCCCGCCCTTAGAACAGATTTTGTAAGATTCTTAAATGAAATCCAGGCAATCAAAAAAATTAATTATGGCATATTGGAAATTAACCATACATCGTTGAACAGTTCTGTTTCCCATGTAATAGATATCACTCAGAGCGCAACTATTGCAATACTAATAATTCTTTTTAGCGCAATCGGAATTAGTTTAACATTCGGATCGCGGTTCTCCGATTATATAGTAAAGCCAATTACAAAGCTGCGGGAATCTGTAACTCATATTGCCGAGGGCCATTTTGATGAAAGGATAGAAATTGATGAAAACGCGGATGAAATAAATAGTCTGGCGGAAGAATTCAACAAGATGAGCGAGAAACTTCAAGTGTATGAACGTTTCAATCTGAACAAAATTTTATATGAGAAGAAAAAATCCGAGCTAATTATTGAAAGCATGAATGAAGCGGTCCTGCTGGTTGACGAAAATTTCAACATAATCTTATCTAACAAAACATTTAATGAATCTTTTCCGCCAGAACTTTTTGATCTTGGGATCATTCGTACTTTGCTCTCACCGGATAAAAATAAACAGAACGGTAAAAAATATTCAGATCAAGAGGAAAGATTCCTAAAAGACGATATAATGAAGGTTAAAGATAGAGCAGGCAACCAAAAATATTTTAAAGTAATTGCCGCTTCGTTGGAAATACCCGAAAGTGATATGAAAGGGACGGTAATAGTATTCAACGATATTACAAAGTATCAAGAACTGGATAGAATGAAATCAGAATTTGTTGCTAAAGTCTCTCATGAACTGAAGACGCCACTAACCTCTTTGGGGATGGCGCTTGGTATTATAGAAGATAAAATTGTAGGCGAGCTAACGGTTCAACAAAATGAACTAATTGTTTCCATGAAAGAAGATTATGAACGCTTGAACCGGCTAGTATATGAGATACTTGAACTCACCAAACTTGAATCAAGTATTGGGCGCGTAAAATTTGAGAAATTTGCAGCACACAAACTTGCCGAGCACATTCTGAAAAAGTTTTCTATTCTTGCAAAAGAACACAACATTGTTCTGATAATTAATGACGAAAGCCATGAATTAAAAATTAACGGCAGTTACGATAACATAATCAGCGCTATTGAAAACTTAGTTTCAAATTCTCTGCGGTTTACCCCAAATGGCGGTAAAATAAATGTTAGATTTTCAAGAGCCGAAGAAAATTTATTGATAGAAATCTCCGATACTGGGATTGGAATTAGTCCGGACAACTTGAAAAAAATATTTGATAAGTTTATTCAAATTGATGATACGGCGCCGGGAAGCCTGGGGCTCGGTCTATCCATCGCCAAAGAAATAATTGAACTTCACCATGGAGAAATAAAAGCTTTCAGCGCATTAGGTCAAGGAAGCACATTTCAAATTAAATTACCGGCAGCTTAA
- a CDS encoding aldo/keto reductase, translating to MLQRKFGNSGLLISILGFGAGEIGDLAVEDKNVNKILNFALDNGINLIDTARGYYASEDRIGKFISHRRNEFVLSTKVGYGIPGKEDWSYDCIISGVDEALSLLQTDFIDIVHLHSCSLEILRRGDAILALQNAVQSGKVKVAAYSGENDELKFAVESNVFQAIQTSFNICDQRKLENIFPTTIKKHIGVIAKRPIANAPWRFNEQPHGHYAEEYWLRWKKMHIDIGIGWNEAALRFAAFSEGVNSCIVGTTNIEHLKQNIEIVSKGKLPEDIYLALRNAFIQNDDGWTGQV from the coding sequence ATGCTGCAAAGGAAATTCGGCAATTCTGGCTTACTTATTTCTATTCTCGGTTTTGGCGCCGGTGAAATTGGAGATTTAGCAGTTGAGGATAAAAATGTGAATAAAATTTTAAATTTTGCTTTAGATAACGGTATTAATTTAATTGATACTGCCCGCGGCTACTATGCATCCGAAGATAGAATTGGAAAATTTATTTCTCATCGCAGAAATGAATTTGTTCTATCAACAAAGGTCGGATATGGAATTCCGGGTAAAGAGGATTGGTCTTACGATTGTATTATTTCCGGCGTCGATGAAGCTCTAAGTTTGTTGCAAACAGATTTTATTGACATTGTTCACCTGCATTCGTGTTCACTTGAAATATTGCGACGAGGCGATGCAATTCTGGCTTTGCAAAATGCTGTTCAATCCGGAAAAGTAAAAGTTGCCGCATACTCCGGTGAAAATGATGAGCTGAAATTTGCAGTCGAATCAAATGTATTTCAAGCAATTCAAACATCTTTCAACATATGCGATCAAAGAAAGCTCGAAAATATTTTTCCAACAACTATAAAAAAACATATTGGAGTAATTGCAAAACGTCCCATAGCAAATGCCCCGTGGCGGTTTAATGAACAACCGCACGGACATTATGCAGAAGAATATTGGCTGCGATGGAAGAAAATGCATATTGATATCGGGATAGGATGGAATGAAGCGGCGTTACGTTTTGCAGCATTTTCGGAAGGCGTGAATTCATGCATTGTCGGTACGACAAATATTGAACATTTGAAACAGAACATTGAAATAGTCAGTAAGGGAAAGTTGCCTGAAGACATTTACCTTGCACTTAGAAACGCTTTTATTCAAAATGATGATGGCTGGACTGGGCAAGTATAG
- a CDS encoding M1 family metallopeptidase yields the protein MKNLPKYFLLSFLFTINIFAQFGSQDSGGKLSPFQACYDVKFYDINLTIDLKEKAIGGSVIMRAEAVNDLNKILIDLDGRYQIDGIQSISKNKKEIDLNYSHDSNKVWINFPNPIKKGETFTIRTTYAGVPRIAQKPPWDDGLVLAKTKEGKEWVTLTCQGGGADIWWPCKDHPSDEPDSVSLHFTAPADLVLVSNGKYISSTDNNNGTKTWNWFVSTPINNYGVIFYLGPYKRIDYDYTSVTGEKFPFTVWVLPESYDKAKEHAPQFLTHMRVFEELIGPYPFRADKYAVVEAPHLGMEQQTAIAYGYGWKNHPQFAFDWLHNHEFSHEWWGNLVTCKDWSDFWIHEGLGTYMQPLYLEKVFGKDEYFRYMKSIKRFANKTPVAPRGEKTSGESYGNDIYYKGGWIVHTLRYYLGDEVFFKVLRRWAYPTEEMEKITDGRQCRITTTDELLAIAEKISRKKLDWFFEVYLRHASLPKLNVVKSENKIDLNWETENNLPFPLPVEVELAGKTMRVEMKDGKGEFDLPPGAEFTVDPSGWILMSTSK from the coding sequence ATGAAAAATCTACCAAAATATTTTTTATTGTCCTTTCTTTTTACAATCAATATCTTTGCGCAGTTCGGCTCTCAGGATTCCGGCGGCAAGCTTTCTCCGTTTCAAGCATGTTATGATGTAAAGTTCTACGATATAAATCTCACAATTGACTTGAAAGAAAAAGCGATTGGCGGAAGTGTTATAATGCGCGCTGAAGCCGTTAATGATCTTAATAAAATTTTGATTGACCTAGACGGCAGATATCAAATTGACGGCATTCAATCAATAAGTAAAAACAAGAAAGAAATTGATCTGAATTATTCACATGATAGCAACAAAGTCTGGATCAATTTTCCAAATCCTATTAAAAAAGGAGAAACGTTTACGATCAGAACTACTTATGCCGGAGTGCCGCGCATTGCACAAAAACCGCCTTGGGATGACGGACTTGTTCTTGCCAAAACAAAAGAAGGAAAAGAGTGGGTAACTCTAACCTGTCAAGGCGGAGGTGCAGATATTTGGTGGCCGTGCAAAGATCATCCTTCCGATGAGCCGGATTCAGTCTCTCTTCATTTTACGGCACCTGCCGATCTTGTCCTAGTAAGCAATGGAAAATATATTTCTTCAACAGACAACAACAACGGTACTAAAACATGGAACTGGTTTGTATCAACTCCAATCAATAATTACGGAGTAATATTTTATCTCGGTCCATATAAGCGAATTGATTATGATTACACAAGTGTAACAGGTGAAAAATTTCCATTCACAGTATGGGTTCTACCGGAAAGTTATGATAAAGCAAAAGAACATGCTCCACAATTTTTAACTCATATGAGAGTATTTGAAGAACTTATTGGTCCATATCCATTTCGTGCGGATAAATATGCAGTTGTTGAAGCTCCGCATCTCGGCATGGAACAGCAAACCGCCATTGCGTATGGGTATGGTTGGAAAAATCATCCGCAATTCGCATTTGACTGGCTTCACAATCATGAATTCTCTCATGAGTGGTGGGGAAATCTTGTGACATGTAAAGATTGGAGCGATTTCTGGATTCACGAAGGATTAGGAACTTATATGCAGCCGCTTTATCTAGAAAAAGTTTTCGGAAAAGATGAATACTTCCGTTATATGAAAAGCATTAAACGCTTTGCCAATAAAACGCCGGTTGCACCGCGCGGGGAAAAAACGTCGGGGGAAAGTTACGGCAACGATATCTATTATAAAGGTGGCTGGATAGTGCATACACTTAGATATTATCTTGGCGATGAAGTATTTTTTAAAGTTCTGAGACGATGGGCGTATCCAACTGAGGAGATGGAAAAAATAACAGACGGAAGACAATGCCGGATTACGACAACAGATGAGTTACTGGCAATTGCTGAAAAAATTTCCCGTAAAAAATTGGATTGGTTCTTTGAAGTATATCTGAGACATGCTTCTTTACCTAAACTAAATGTAGTTAAGAGTGAGAATAAAATTGACTTGAACTGGGAGACTGAGAACAATCTTCCATTCCCTCTTCCTGTTGAAGTTGAACTGGCAGGAAAAACTATGCGTGTCGAAATGAAAGATGGAAAAGGCGAGTTCGATTTACCACCGGGCGCTGAATTTACAGTTGATCCGAGCGGATGGATTTTAATGAGTACATCAAAATAA
- a CDS encoding sulfite exporter TauE/SafE family protein, whose amino-acid sequence MNEIIILLLIGLAGGLISGVLGIGGGIIIIPMLVGFLGYTQKDAQGTSLGLLLLPIGILAVMNYYKAGHINLKAAGIMVITFVIGSYFSSLYALTLPEGVLKKIFAVFLLAYSIKLFMGK is encoded by the coding sequence ATGAACGAAATTATTATTCTACTTTTAATTGGTCTTGCCGGGGGATTGATTAGCGGAGTATTGGGAATAGGCGGCGGCATAATTATTATTCCTATGCTAGTTGGTTTTCTTGGCTACACCCAAAAAGATGCGCAGGGAACCTCACTTGGTTTATTGCTATTGCCGATCGGTATTCTTGCAGTAATGAATTATTACAAAGCCGGTCATATTAATTTGAAAGCCGCCGGAATTATGGTCATAACTTTTGTTATTGGAAGTTATTTCTCTTCGCTCTATGCCTTAACTCTTCCGGAGGGCGTTTTAAAAAAAATATTTGCAGTGTTTCTTCTTGCATACTCAATTAAACTGTTTATGGGAAAGTAA
- a CDS encoding DMT family transporter, translated as MFLALLVTFLWSTSFIIIKWGLKDIPPLTFAGLRYVLAFFCLLPFALTKRRIAAIKSLNKKNWIQLALLGFLFYTFTQGTQFIGLSLLPAVTVSLLLNFTPIIVAVLGIFLLSEKPTLLQWLGTFLFMVGILFYFYPVNLPPGRALGIGVMLIGVLANAASSVLGRSINRTCKIDPVTVTLISMGIGSVVMLVTGITFQGLPSISFTNILFLFWLSIVNTAFAFTIWNLTLRNLTAMESSIINGTMLIQIALLAWLFLGESITINEGIGMFIAFLGAVIVQIRRKKLISVPDKIVNTNNDRIRT; from the coding sequence ATTTTTCTTGCTCTTCTGGTTACATTTCTTTGGTCAACTTCATTTATAATAATTAAGTGGGGGCTGAAAGATATTCCTCCGCTAACATTTGCGGGTTTGCGTTATGTGCTTGCATTTTTTTGCCTTCTCCCATTCGCGCTAACAAAAAGAAGAATAGCAGCAATAAAAAGCTTAAACAAAAAAAATTGGATTCAATTAGCTTTACTTGGTTTCCTATTTTATACATTTACACAAGGCACCCAGTTCATCGGGCTCTCTCTCCTCCCGGCGGTTACTGTTAGTTTGCTTCTTAACTTCACACCGATAATTGTTGCTGTACTGGGCATTTTTCTTTTATCAGAAAAACCAACTCTTCTTCAATGGCTAGGCACTTTTTTATTCATGGTTGGAATTCTGTTCTATTTTTATCCGGTGAATCTACCGCCGGGCAGAGCGCTGGGAATTGGTGTGATGCTGATCGGTGTTCTCGCCAATGCCGCATCTTCGGTTTTAGGCCGCAGTATAAACCGCACCTGCAAAATTGATCCAGTTACTGTTACATTAATCAGTATGGGCATCGGTTCGGTTGTAATGCTTGTTACCGGAATTACTTTTCAAGGATTGCCTTCAATAAGTTTTACAAATATTCTATTTCTATTTTGGCTCTCAATTGTAAACACAGCATTTGCATTCACAATTTGGAATTTAACTTTACGTAATTTAACAGCAATGGAATCAAGCATTATAAACGGAACTATGTTGATTCAAATTGCACTGCTGGCGTGGCTTTTTCTTGGTGAATCAATAACAATTAATGAGGGAATCGGAATGTTCATCGCTTTCCTCGGTGCTGTAATTGTTCAAATCAGAAGAAAAAAATTAATTTCGGTGCCGGATAAAATAGTTAATACTAACAACGATAGAATAAGAACATGA
- a CDS encoding PfkB family carbohydrate kinase — MDFRITSIGEILYDVYPEYKKLGGAPFNFIYHIWKLNGQGNFISRVGDDKNGREILKFLKSKKFDCKNISIDPHYPTGKVNLRLLENKVPQFTISPESAWDYIELTDGIKKLVAKKTDLLYFGTLSQRNFTTRSTIEHLLNERIKYFTDLNLRHNFFNEQMISMALSKSNVIKTNQDELKIITDLLFKREYKIKDAAKRLIEEYNLDLLCITLGEEGAYLFSRNGTSKNKPSVKKIVDTLGAGDAYSAILCLGYLLSWDIEKINKMANKFAGEICTVEGALPEDDSFYDKYKNLFKGN, encoded by the coding sequence ATGGATTTCAGAATTACTTCAATTGGTGAAATATTATATGATGTTTATCCGGAATATAAAAAGCTTGGCGGGGCTCCGTTCAATTTCATCTATCACATATGGAAATTAAACGGGCAAGGGAATTTTATTTCGAGGGTTGGCGATGATAAAAACGGCAGAGAAATTCTCAAGTTCCTAAAATCGAAAAAATTTGATTGTAAGAATATTTCAATCGATCCGCATTATCCCACCGGAAAAGTGAATCTTCGGCTGCTTGAAAACAAAGTCCCTCAATTTACAATTTCTCCGGAAAGTGCATGGGATTACATAGAATTGACCGATGGAATTAAAAAGTTAGTAGCAAAAAAAACCGACTTGCTTTACTTCGGAACATTGTCCCAAAGAAATTTTACCACAAGGAGTACTATTGAGCACCTTCTCAATGAAAGAATAAAATACTTCACCGATCTTAATCTCCGCCACAATTTTTTTAACGAACAAATGATCTCAATGGCATTAAGTAAATCCAATGTAATTAAAACAAATCAAGATGAACTCAAAATCATTACCGATCTGTTGTTTAAAAGAGAATATAAAATTAAAGACGCTGCAAAAAGATTAATTGAAGAATACAATTTGGATTTATTATGTATTACGCTTGGAGAGGAAGGCGCTTATTTATTTTCAAGAAACGGTACAAGCAAAAACAAGCCCTCGGTAAAGAAAATAGTTGATACCTTAGGTGCGGGGGATGCTTATTCTGCAATACTTTGTCTTGGTTATTTACTCAGCTGGGATATTGAAAAAATCAATAAGATGGCTAACAAGTTTGCCGGCGAAATATGTACAGTTGAAGGCGCTCTTCCGGAAGATGATTCTTTTTATGATAAATATAAAAATTTATTTAAAGGTAATTAA
- a CDS encoding PEGA domain-containing protein — protein sequence MKRLLIIATVISLAVLFSACSTVLNTTTQDVELKTTPPSAKITVDGKKFGTTPQQVNVDRGANHVIKFELEGYETYETQLTRKISFWFWGNALNGFIPGMIVDMFTGSMYNLLPEKIEVELVPAKIVVPTKKK from the coding sequence ATGAAAAGACTATTAATTATTGCGACTGTGATTAGTCTTGCAGTTTTATTTAGCGCGTGTTCAACTGTATTAAACACAACAACTCAAGATGTAGAGCTGAAAACAACTCCGCCCAGTGCAAAAATAACTGTCGACGGCAAAAAATTTGGTACGACTCCTCAGCAAGTAAATGTTGACCGCGGAGCGAATCATGTAATTAAATTTGAATTGGAAGGATACGAAACGTACGAGACTCAACTAACAAGAAAAATTTCTTTTTGGTTCTGGGGTAACGCACTCAACGGATTCATTCCGGGAATGATTGTAGATATGTTTACGGGCTCAATGTATAATTTATTACCGGAAAAAATTGAAGTTGAGTTAGTGCCCGCAAAGATAGTTGTACCAACAAAGAAGAAGTAA
- a CDS encoding VIT domain-containing protein, translated as MLSRFTKIIILSFILAANLPAQYNLTVQDPQATWYQSKGTIEEAVFSVGPKGLYSQVSMYLTFSARGGNFLNGSQLETVMNFDLPEGSFVTDLWLWIGDKISKGIMLDVWSASSIYEGIVQRRRDPALLIKKGTKSYELRVYPMDKNSTRKVRITYLVPNTWNETSVSTPLPVELLKVSLNKVNTARVITWTTSEWTNPSVSGVDGVFQSQHDTFFDEHTKLDINNPNTSYPYSLNFNNPMINGVYFKYYKTAQDGFYQLSLIPAASQNVTNKKVLYLIDYDSRKSTTTRSQILSDLKQMLLTNAKPGDNFNLFYSGLSIGKLSSDWLNADAAGINGAFQSINENSLSTYSNLPTLLREGYDFLIKKGGGLIYLISNSDQLGSNLNANQVISDIKNILTINIPTYVLDYNDKDITYFYFNNRSYLGNEYLYDNLSKLTGGYFQHISGGFYNTLNDLHLKLNGTISSFDLYTTLDNGFCYSRQTLANSGSTISMNKPIIQIGKFLGEFPFIIKTSGIYNSVPFTQSMIIEDANNKMGESAIEKMWVNSYIKSLEVGTPNNSTVTEILNLGIEHKILTNYTAFLALEDTTSICRTCYYDDGKPIGFTDVKDEKQIPTDFSLSAYPNPFNSQVAITIKIPMQMLGQNFTFKIYNLLGQVVKTFTVNDLTSVIKLFWDGKNDEGQLISSGVYIFTIASPSFTKSLKLMYMK; from the coding sequence ATGCTTTCTAGATTTACAAAAATCATAATATTATCGTTTATTTTAGCTGCAAATCTGCCTGCGCAATACAATCTAACCGTCCAAGATCCGCAAGCGACTTGGTATCAATCTAAGGGTACAATTGAAGAAGCAGTTTTTTCCGTCGGTCCAAAAGGTTTATACAGCCAGGTAAGTATGTATTTAACCTTTTCAGCGAGAGGCGGAAATTTTTTAAATGGGAGCCAGCTTGAAACTGTAATGAATTTTGATTTACCGGAAGGAAGTTTTGTAACTGATCTTTGGCTCTGGATAGGAGATAAAATCAGTAAAGGAATTATGCTCGATGTTTGGAGCGCCTCTTCAATTTATGAAGGAATTGTTCAAAGAAGAAGAGATCCTGCACTTCTTATAAAGAAAGGAACCAAAAGCTACGAACTCAGGGTCTACCCAATGGATAAAAACAGTACCAGAAAAGTTAGAATAACTTATCTTGTTCCCAACACATGGAACGAGACCTCAGTTTCAACTCCTCTGCCTGTAGAACTTTTAAAAGTATCATTGAACAAAGTTAACACTGCACGTGTAATTACCTGGACTACTTCTGAATGGACAAATCCATCAGTAAGCGGGGTAGATGGTGTATTCCAATCGCAGCATGATACTTTTTTTGATGAACACACCAAACTCGATATCAATAATCCCAACACTAGTTATCCATACTCACTGAATTTTAATAATCCGATGATAAACGGTGTTTATTTCAAATATTACAAAACGGCTCAAGATGGATTTTATCAACTCTCCTTAATACCAGCGGCATCTCAAAATGTAACGAATAAAAAAGTACTTTATCTAATAGATTACGATTCGAGGAAAAGCACAACTACGCGCTCTCAAATTCTTAGTGATCTGAAGCAGATGTTGCTGACCAACGCGAAGCCGGGAGATAATTTTAATCTCTTTTACTCTGGTCTTAGTATCGGGAAACTAAGCAGCGATTGGCTGAATGCAGACGCTGCTGGGATTAACGGTGCATTTCAATCAATAAATGAAAATTCACTTTCGACATACAGCAATCTTCCAACTTTATTGAGAGAAGGGTACGATTTTTTGATTAAGAAAGGGGGCGGACTTATTTATTTAATTTCCAATTCGGATCAGCTTGGCAGTAATCTGAATGCTAATCAAGTAATAAGCGACATAAAGAATATTCTAACCATAAATATCCCGACCTATGTTCTGGACTATAACGACAAAGATATTACCTACTTTTATTTCAACAACAGATCATACCTTGGTAACGAATATTTATATGATAATCTTTCAAAACTTACGGGAGGATATTTTCAACACATTTCCGGCGGATTTTATAATACTCTAAATGATCTCCATTTAAAATTAAACGGCACAATTTCTTCTTTCGATCTTTATACTACTCTGGATAACGGATTTTGCTATTCGCGCCAGACTCTTGCAAACAGCGGTTCTACAATTTCAATGAATAAGCCGATAATTCAAATTGGCAAATTTCTCGGTGAATTCCCATTTATAATTAAAACTTCCGGCATCTACAATTCAGTTCCTTTCACCCAATCAATGATAATTGAAGATGCAAATAATAAAATGGGTGAAAGTGCAATCGAGAAAATGTGGGTGAATTCTTACATCAAATCACTCGAAGTTGGGACGCCTAATAATTCAACGGTAACCGAAATTTTAAATTTGGGTATCGAACACAAGATATTAACAAATTATACTGCTTTTCTAGCTCTGGAAGATACCACTTCAATTTGTAGAACATGCTACTATGATGACGGCAAACCGATAGGTTTTACTGACGTTAAGGATGAAAAACAAATCCCCACCGATTTCTCTTTATCCGCTTACCCAAATCCATTTAACTCGCAAGTCGCCATTACGATCAAAATACCTATGCAAATGCTTGGACAAAATTTCACCTTCAAAATCTATAATCTATTGGGGCAAGTAGTAAAAACTTTTACGGTAAACGATCTTACAAGCGTGATCAAATTATTCTGGGACGGTAAGAATGATGAAGGACAATTAATATCGAGCGGCGTGTATATCTTTACTATCGCATCGCCCAGTTTTACTAAGTCTCTTAAACTGATGTATATGAAATAA
- a CDS encoding DUF2007 domain-containing protein: MTEGEEKQVCSLCENQVKEEDDFCPNCGTLFIEDVKCSEHEEIKAEGVCVICASPYCGECGLFVDDRIFLCNNHSEYETIEGMACVLSADDSIQVELIKSNLEAEGLHPFAFPRNISSIHSSIAYTGNNSNNYPLMVPFDEVNRAEKILRELELLG, from the coding sequence ATGACAGAAGGTGAAGAAAAACAAGTTTGTTCTTTATGTGAAAACCAAGTAAAAGAAGAAGATGATTTTTGTCCAAATTGCGGAACGCTCTTCATCGAAGACGTAAAATGTTCCGAACATGAAGAAATTAAAGCAGAAGGAGTTTGTGTAATCTGTGCCTCACCTTATTGCGGTGAATGCGGGCTCTTCGTTGATGACAGGATTTTCCTTTGTAACAATCATTCCGAATATGAGACGATAGAAGGCATGGCGTGTGTTTTGTCTGCCGATGATTCTATTCAGGTCGAACTTATAAAATCGAATCTAGAGGCGGAAGGGTTACACCCGTTTGCCTTTCCAAGAAATATAAGCTCAATTCATTCATCCATTGCGTATACTGGCAACAATAGCAATAATTATCCTTTGATGGTTCCATTCGATGAAGTAAACCGTGCAGAAAAAATATTACGTGAGTTAGAATTGTTGGGATAA
- a CDS encoding DUF362 domain-containing protein encodes MKRKGEVVGIISRSIKLNLLTAFISILIANNITAQTQPPAKPATNINEMQKYPRNENSMPGKFPGKVIQVTHINSVVENKIVYQAAYEMIAKGMLALTGAQSLNGAWKMFVNENDRIGLKVNPVAGSTLSTSVEVTQAIIKQLEEAGIPRKNILIWDRREEQLAEAGFATAAFPDIKIIGTERKGENGTMYDENGKLYGERMIDKDWYYWADCEEKYDSETIPYMVNEGKNSYFTKIVTQMVDKIINVPILKNAGSTVTLCLKNIAFGSVSNTGRLHKQLWAETCAEVCAFPPLRDKVVLNIVDGIKGCFNGGPAANPQFFTDYKTVLVGTDPVAIDRIGHEIVIKKRIAEKIQKEDSPRSRTFLDLAQNLKLGVADLDKIELQKFELQ; translated from the coding sequence ATGAAACGGAAAGGAGAAGTAGTAGGAATAATATCAAGAAGCATTAAACTGAATTTGCTGACAGCTTTTATCTCAATCTTAATTGCAAACAATATTACCGCACAAACTCAGCCGCCGGCAAAGCCGGCAACAAATATCAACGAAATGCAGAAATATCCACGCAATGAAAATTCGATGCCAGGAAAATTTCCGGGAAAAGTTATTCAAGTTACTCACATCAATTCAGTCGTTGAGAACAAAATCGTTTACCAAGCTGCTTACGAAATGATTGCAAAAGGAATGCTGGCATTGACCGGAGCGCAGTCTTTAAACGGTGCATGGAAAATGTTTGTAAATGAAAATGATAGAATCGGATTGAAAGTGAATCCGGTTGCGGGATCGACACTTTCAACTAGTGTCGAAGTTACGCAAGCTATTATCAAACAACTGGAAGAAGCCGGGATCCCTAGAAAAAATATTTTAATATGGGATAGAAGAGAAGAACAATTAGCAGAAGCCGGATTTGCCACTGCGGCTTTTCCCGATATTAAAATAATTGGTACTGAACGTAAAGGAGAAAATGGTACAATGTATGATGAAAATGGAAAACTTTACGGCGAAAGAATGATTGATAAAGATTGGTACTACTGGGCGGATTGTGAAGAAAAATATGATTCGGAAACAATTCCATACATGGTTAACGAAGGAAAAAATTCCTACTTCACAAAAATTGTTACACAAATGGTAGATAAAATTATAAACGTTCCAATTTTAAAGAACGCGGGATCTACAGTTACGCTTTGCTTGAAAAATATTGCGTTCGGAAGCGTTAGCAATACCGGAAGATTACATAAACAGCTTTGGGCAGAAACTTGTGCAGAGGTTTGTGCATTCCCACCTTTGAGAGATAAAGTGGTTCTTAACATTGTTGACGGAATCAAAGGTTGTTTTAACGGCGGACCCGCTGCCAATCCTCAATTCTTCACGGATTACAAAACCGTTTTAGTTGGAACTGACCCGGTAGCTATTGATAGGATCGGACACGAAATTGTAATTAAGAAAAGAATTGCTGAAAAAATACAAAAAGAAGATTCACCGCGAAGCAGAACATTTTTAGATCTCGCTCAAAATCTGAAACTCGGTGTCGCGGATCTTGATAAAATCGAATTGCAAAAATTTGAATTACAGTAA